The nucleotide sequence CACGCGTTCCGTCGGTGCGATGCTAACGCGCCCGGGCGGAAGCGGGGCCGTTAGAGTGAACGGCGATGATCGAGGTCGCCGACGGCGTGCTCGTCGCCACCAGCCGCGTGATGTCGACGACGTCGACCGTCCTGTGCCGCGATGGCGAGGCCCTGCTCATCGATCCGGCGTGGATGCCTGACGAGCTGGATGCCCTCGCCGACGAACTGGACGCGCGCGGGCTCCGCGTCGTCGGCGGCTTCGCCACGCACGCCCACCACGACCATCTGCTGTGGCACCCGCGCTTCGGCCCCGCCCCGCGCTGGGCGTCGCCCGCGACGGCGGCGCTGGCACGAGATGAGCGCGCGGCCCTCGTCTCGGCGCTCGGCGTCGACTTTCCGGGCGAGCTGGTGCAGTTGATGGGGCGCGTGGAGGGAACGGATGCTGCGATCCCGCCCGCGTCGATTCCTCGGGGATTCGCACCCGAGCTGGTGGTGCACGACGGCCATGCTCCGGGTCACACCGCCGTGTGGCTGCCGGAGCAGGGGGTGCTCGTCGCGGGCGACATGCTGAGCGACCTCGAGTTGCCCCTGCCGTTCGCTCCCGACGACCTG is from Microbacterium sp. LWH3-1.2 and encodes:
- a CDS encoding MBL fold metallo-hydrolase, translating into MIEVADGVLVATSRVMSTTSTVLCRDGEALLIDPAWMPDELDALADELDARGLRVVGGFATHAHHDHLLWHPRFGPAPRWASPATAALARDERAALVSALGVDFPGELVQLMGRVEGTDAAIPPASIPRGFAPELVVHDGHAPGHTAVWLPEQGVLVAGDMLSDLELPLPFAPDDLPSYLVALDLLAPFARRAELVIPGHGTPGFDAVARVDADRRYLDDVVAGRVPTDRRLTNPGMPEEYERLAAMVAELGS